In one window of Paucibacter aquatile DNA:
- the fliJ gene encoding flagellar export protein FliJ, which yields MSSSSNLQVLSILLERAEAERDEGLRQLQDAQARAQRARAQHGDLAQYRNDYQLRWSQQFARQGTMDIVGCYQNFGMRLNDAITSQSHIAEFADQRVQNAREQLQALEMRVASVRKLLERRRLEISRSAQRQEQKATDEQASRAAYAGANPFVRLSA from the coding sequence ATGAGCAGTTCCAGCAATCTCCAGGTCCTGAGCATCCTGCTCGAACGGGCCGAGGCCGAACGTGACGAGGGCCTGCGCCAGCTGCAAGACGCCCAGGCCCGCGCCCAGCGCGCGCGCGCCCAGCACGGCGATCTGGCCCAGTACCGCAACGACTACCAGCTGCGCTGGAGCCAGCAGTTCGCCCGCCAGGGCACGATGGACATCGTCGGCTGCTACCAGAACTTCGGCATGCGCCTGAACGACGCCATCACCAGCCAGAGCCACATTGCCGAGTTCGCCGACCAGCGCGTGCAAAACGCACGCGAACAGCTGCAAGCGCTGGAAATGCGCGTGGCCTCGGTGCGCAAGCTGCTGGAGCGCCGCCGTCTGGAAATCAGCCGCAGCGCGCAACGCCAGGAACAGAAGGCCACCGACGAGCAGGCCTCGCGCGCTGCCTACGCCGGCGCCAATCCCTTTGTGCGCCTGAGCGCCTGA
- a CDS encoding flagellar hook-length control protein FliK, with amino-acid sequence MSSPLNAQLLAAQDSARAAALRQSGAAAPRFTPSASSEETALQFKQMLNKLDVAAAAPKPTVAAAAAPTPPSTSPANLRPATPERSAERLAERRSETQSQEQKLAARRAQNQSAAKPAGAAERQALSAQPPSKAGGSDSGAELDRSSASTRKPTADERSGDTAAAPKAPATAEPSTPRSDTQAWNGQSREQAQPEDKAEDSDSDALAIEAARGGRPGEMGELDATTTPTTARPDGSRSLRRDSIPGASDLGSRRASTVDRAQAQVFGKDLNATGASPAATGAAGTLPLAGSEGSSFARMLQGASGYPDANSPATAALTAAQAATGLDALSRGQAADATAQTPANSGSAESAQLHLQSPLHAPAFAPELGARLSVLAADGVQEAQLHLNPAEMGPVQVQIVLEGQQAQISFHAEHAETRQILEQSLPDLAAALRDSGLTLSGGGVFQQARDPSAQTEARDDSGRGHKGRGNRLEMGVSSSEASLSGPAGGTRRSQGVVDLYA; translated from the coding sequence ATGTCCAGCCCTTTGAATGCCCAACTGCTGGCCGCCCAGGACAGCGCCCGCGCGGCCGCCCTGCGCCAGTCTGGCGCCGCAGCCCCACGTTTCACGCCCAGCGCCAGCAGCGAAGAAACCGCCCTGCAGTTCAAGCAGATGTTGAACAAGCTGGATGTGGCCGCCGCCGCACCCAAGCCCACGGTCGCGGCTGCAGCAGCGCCCACGCCCCCAAGCACATCCCCGGCCAATCTGCGCCCGGCCACGCCCGAGCGCAGCGCCGAACGTCTGGCCGAACGCCGCAGCGAAACGCAAAGCCAGGAACAGAAGCTGGCCGCACGCCGCGCCCAGAATCAGTCCGCCGCCAAACCCGCGGGCGCGGCCGAGCGCCAGGCCTTGAGCGCACAGCCGCCCAGCAAAGCGGGCGGCAGCGACAGCGGTGCCGAACTCGATCGCAGCAGCGCCAGCACCCGCAAGCCCACAGCCGATGAACGCAGCGGCGACACCGCTGCCGCCCCCAAAGCCCCAGCCACGGCCGAGCCCAGCACACCGCGCAGCGACACGCAGGCCTGGAACGGCCAGAGCCGCGAGCAGGCTCAACCTGAGGACAAAGCAGAAGACAGCGATTCCGACGCACTCGCCATCGAGGCCGCTCGCGGCGGCCGGCCCGGCGAGATGGGTGAACTCGACGCCACCACGACCCCCACAACGGCCCGCCCGGACGGCAGCCGCAGCCTGCGGCGCGACAGCATCCCCGGTGCCAGCGATCTCGGCAGCCGGCGCGCCAGCACCGTGGACCGCGCCCAGGCTCAGGTGTTCGGCAAGGACCTGAATGCCACGGGCGCCAGCCCAGCCGCCACAGGCGCGGCTGGCACGCTGCCCTTGGCCGGCAGCGAAGGCAGCAGCTTCGCCCGCATGCTTCAAGGCGCCAGCGGCTATCCGGATGCAAACAGCCCCGCCACCGCCGCCTTGACCGCAGCCCAGGCTGCCACAGGCCTGGATGCGCTGAGCCGCGGCCAGGCCGCCGACGCCACCGCCCAAACACCGGCCAACAGCGGCAGCGCCGAGAGCGCCCAGTTGCATCTGCAGTCGCCGCTGCATGCCCCGGCCTTCGCTCCCGAGCTGGGCGCGAGACTCAGTGTGCTGGCCGCCGATGGCGTGCAAGAAGCCCAGCTCCACCTGAATCCGGCCGAGATGGGCCCGGTGCAGGTGCAAATCGTGCTGGAAGGCCAGCAGGCACAGATTTCCTTCCACGCCGAGCATGCCGAGACGCGCCAGATTCTGGAGCAAAGCCTGCCCGACTTGGCAGCCGCCCTGCGCGACAGCGGCCTGACACTGAGCGGCGGCGGCGTGTTCCAGCAAGCCCGGGACCCCTCGGCCCAGACCGAAGCACGAGACGACAGCGGACGCGGCCACAAGGGCCGCGGCAACCGACTCGAGATGGGCGTGAGCAGCAGCGAAGCCAGCCTCTCTGGCCCGGCCGGCGGCACGCGACGCAGCCAGGGCGTGGTCGATCTGTACGCCTAG